The Maniola hyperantus chromosome 6, iAphHyp1.2, whole genome shotgun sequence sequence TTCATAGCCTGTATGAAATACTGGTATGTGATAACATGCcaagcgcgcgttttgatgtTTGACAAAAAGTTACTGCTTTgattagttgtcaaataccggagaTTCCACAGTACATTTGTAGGTACttgttttcataaaaatttCCAGGTGAGCTCTCAAAGAGTTAAATTTGTAAAGTcaatatcaaatatttattcagattgggtactttctgatggtcaattgctgaatttgcaatacaatgatgtagtggtgactgataataattacgtaaacttaaaactaaagctacgagggttccactATACGAGGGGTACgagggtattctttttattatcaccctttacaaaattatacttattaaaactattaaagCTGTttggcaactcattcccaagctttcttatcatttaaaatcctttacattggggccgattctcttgtacacaatctttaaactaaactaaattaaaaggtcTAAATCTGGTGCCATGCttctccgcaagcaacattatgaaagggatagcaatagatttagtcgtgtcattttaatttagtttagagattgtgtacaaaggaattagccccattgtaataggaatttttaaaaagtttacgttttatgaaaactttgaacttgttgagagacatctccaatatcaTGTCTTCTGGGAGTTTATTGTAAAACCATACACAATTACCAATAAAttaattgctaactttacttagcctagatAGAGgtgggcattacaagtttatttttatattttatattatttaactatttacATTTGACATTATGACaggtacctttttttaaatatattcatGTTTTAACTGGCTTTTTGACTATACCTACCCTTTCCAACATAGCCCACATCCATCACTCGTCTTTTATCACCAAGCGACATTACAGTCGAGTGACAACTTGTGGAATTAAAAAGAGTGGTGTAATGTGGCAGGTGACGGAGGACCCCGGCGACGACGACGTGCAGTGCATCACGCCGGGCCCCGTGGCCGCGCCCAAGCccacgcccgcgcccgcgcgcACGCTGCCCGACCTCAGCCCCGACAACATCATCCAGATGACCGACAACGACGTGACCGTCAACGCGTCCACCGGCGGCCTCAAGTTCCGCGTGGACCCGCAGACGCTGTCCTCCAACAAGATGTACCGCCTGCCCGACGGCCGCATCTTCGCCATCAACGCCAACCCGCTCATGCCAGGCGGCTACTCCGCCACCATCGTGGCCGTGACGGACAGCGGCCTCAGCAAGGCGCCGTCCAAGGGCGCCACGTTTGCCGCCAAGCTGAGCGCCGTGCCGTCCACCTCTACGCCGCCGCCGCTGAAGTACGCGCCCCGCAACCAGGTCAGCCGAGCTCCGAGGCGCAGCACGCCCAAGTTGGCTAAAGCCACCCGCACCGCGGATACGCCCGCGCGCGTATGCGACTTGGACGTGCCCGTCGAGTGGTATCGGTACAATCTCGTCGACGCCATCGACGCTCTCGAGTACTCTCTGTCACGGTTACATCAGTTGAAGAAGGACGCGACCACGATGCACCTGCGAACGCGCTCCCTCAACGAGATGCGTCTGTTGCATCGCTCCCTAGAGCGCGCCTTGACCACGTCGATGACCAGATTTAAAGAGATAAGAGACAACTTGAACAGGGAGTACAAACAGTACGTCACTAAGAAGACGGCCGCGCCCAGCGTGACCAAcagcgacgacgacgacgatgtTGAAATACTGCCCGAGGATGCCAACGAAGATCCGATTTATATAGATGAAAACTCTATGGAATCTACCCAGAATGACAACCAGGAAGTTGACTTAACCGCCGCGGGCAGTGACTTCAATGATAGCGGTGACAAATCTCCCGACAAAAATGATCCCATTAAGGATCCGCTGAGCACTGGTCCGGAATTGTGCCAAAAGGATGAAGATAACGAGTGTAATACTTTAGACGATACAGAAAACGGCGCTCGAGATAATGGACAGATGGATGGCGAAGAAAATGTTGCACAAACAGATTCCAAGAGCACAGATGAcgacaaaaatattttagatgAAAGTGAACCAACATctaaagaaaatgaaaatagtCAAGAGCTACAAAAAGAGCGTGAGATGGAAAATGAAATCTCTGCTAGTGATATGAATGGGCGAACCGAAAAGTCGAATGACGCGCATGATGCTGAGAAAATTGATAAATTAGatgatgaaaatattttaaacgaaTATTCCGATAGTGAAAAAAAGATAATGGATGCAGAGATGAGTGAAGAAATGATTGAAGATTTGTTGAAAGATGACAATGCTGGCAACGGTGATGACACGGTTGCAAACAGTGATGACGTGACTGGCAACGATGATGACATGTCTGGCATCGATGACGACGCGACTGGCGTCGGCGATGACGCGGCTGTCAATGGTGATGACCCAGCTGGTATTGGTGACTCCACGGCTGGCAAGGGTGATGACGCTGCCGGCAATGGTGATGACACTGTTCATTCCTTAGATGTTTCGGATGAAATCCAAGATGTTTTAGAATCTGAAAAGGactagtataaaataagtaaggtTTTATTGTATGCACATAAGGGAAACTCCTTTAGGTAAGTTTATAGAGTGGTTAAAATAAGGAATAttacattataaattataactatGACAGAGATTTGCGGAAAAGTAGAATATCTGTTGGATAATATTTCCTAATTTACTTTCTGTTGTGATATTGCTAATATGCTTTGATCGTTATTTgttatattttcaatattcatattagcatttttttatttaatcccCAGTTATATTCATAATTACAGATCAGTGTAAAGTCTAGACATAGTCAAATAATATGATGTGTAAATTTTATGGTGATATTTCTTTATAATCTTTATACATAATTGTAACAAAGTACAATTAAATTTCATAAccgttttataatttttacataaTCCACTATGTAATCCACTTAACATTAAAGGCGTTAACATACTTTTAATACGCGACTCGAAATTACCTCCTACTTACGAAGTTGTAATGGATTCTGAGTACTTATAAGATTTcacgttttaattaaaaatacatacattaaTATAAAGTTATGATAATGtaacaaaattcaaaatacgaAAATTTAATATCACTGGCGAATTATATAGCAAATTTAAGGTGTAGTTCCTCGTATATCATGAACTTCCTCAAAGTAACGCCTCTGTCCAACATTGGCCACAATGTCTCGTGTCCCGGCGTCTGTCTCGAAtatgtaaatactaaatacctaCATCTATAAAAACTGATTTGATTTTATATGCATTGAATTCAGCGGTAGCGTCGCTTTTTCAAAGTATGTTTCAGCTTTTATAGTACAGTTGAAGGATAACCTCGCCaagttgaaattattttattaagtaaatctaaataatatattttgttcttgatttttttttactaaatagTATACAGGGTAGAAAATATGCTGTTCAATATCGTTGATACATTATAGGTTCAAATAAAATTAGGAATAGTcaccaccttagactgcatcatcacttgtaaTCAGTAcacgatttcgtaaaacctgcatcaatcattattacaatctcaattgtgattggctgaatttatgctactcttgttgcaataatgcattgtagccaatagtcagcgagcgtcaaccaatcagaggtgattgcgatcgtgacattgcagCTGTCATTCTTGCGCAATCGCAGAACAGGTGAGAGTCGAGGGCTAATTTGTAATAGAAAAAAACGTGATAAAATACGTTTTTATAACGAGGAGTTGGCGAACAGAACGGTGTAAGGGCATATTTGTAAGTGATCGATCATTAAATTTGTACTCAATTACAGTACAGTTTTAGGTCggtttgcttggaaatgagttcagatttgtattcagtggTACAAAAACGCCCGGACtaacgaaaaaaatattttgatcagAATTTTGTTCGTCAGCTCCTTATATTGAGAAATTAATTGCTTAATATTTCTTGCACTTAATATTTCCACCCTGTATGCTATTGTTTAGACATACTTACAACTATCACAggttatgattttattataaaggttcTTTATTACATTGGTAATTACGAAATGACTAGAGTGTACTGTCATTGAAtggtactttttactttttgtgtcgcattaaataaaatattaataacagCAGTGGTTTCTTAATAGTAGAAAGTTATAAAGTAAGATACACAAAATATAAATCAAGCATCACGGACAGTTTATCATTTAGTACTCTGATTTAGCTAAATTaacgttttgacagtttttcTATGCGAAATCTGTCACCGCGTGCAACTCTTGTTTAAGTTTTTTGTGGTAAGgcggtaattattatttactattttgATACAAACACTTTAGACGCAGTTTAAACATGTTAAATCTGATAAaccacatacatacacacatacacatcgCACATTGAACACAAAACTGAAACTATCCAAAATCTGTTTTTCAATCATgggtcatttaaaaaaattgtttagttATTAAGTTTTAAACAAAGTGTAAATTGACACTAGCAACATTATGTTTCGTGGACACTATCTATCTAGTGTTATCaaacataagtacctatagaactGCGACGGATTTTTACAATTGACCTGTGTTTTCTCGCAGAATTACAGCTAAAGTAGTTGTAACTTAGAAGCCAATTTTTAAATAGTGCTATTTTGTTTTCAACATGCGTCATATAACGTCAGTATAAATCGCGCCTAAGTTTTTTGTGGTAAGAccgtaaaagtaaagtaaaaaaatatattttctaggataactacataatatattgaaatTCAGCCAAACGATAGATAGCACTGTGATAGTCATAACAGCTTTCGTCCAGGTTTTAAATTAGTATgcaattaaaatgtaaataaacatttacatttatcgactattatttgttcatggaaatattataatttcgatacacgcccgggatcgaacctttaactatgaaggaaaacatcgtgaggaaatctgcatgcctgagagttctccataatgttcgcaaaggtatttatttattttatttatttatactttattgcacacaacacaaagtaaacattgaaaaaacacaaggATCTAAATcgaatagctgtagcatgcaaaggcgcccttaggtatgtgaaatctgccaatccgcactggccaAATaccgagacccgtgctctgtagtgagctagaCCCATGCttcgtagtgagccggcgataggttgatcatgatgatgatgatgatatttttttatatcttcacATTCCAATTTAAGCATCAGCCTGTATGAGTCTACTGCTGGACGtagtttatgtacctactcaagAACGCGCTGCCTGAAACGGTCCTTTGCCTTCCTAATCCACCTTTCTCctaccaccttcttcaggtcaccGGTCCAGCGGGCGGAGGATGGCCTTTTTGATATATTTACGACAAAatctgtaggtactaggtactacctattaatattataaatgaggcGCGTCTGTCTATCTACCTAGCTGTTACCTTTCCACGGTCTATCTTTTTAACCAGGTACTTatacagagaaagcttgcataccggaaacatgcatagactttttatcccgtaaaatcaaagaattcgtACGGGACTTGAAAACCTAAATGAATGCGGATACTTCTGGgttatcgtatgaaagggctttacttgtacctacattataaaacagattttaatttatttttacgcataatagtttttgatttatcgtacaaaatgtcgaaaaaatactcgagtacggaaccctcggtgcgcgagtctagcTCGCATTTTGCCGGTTTTTATAAGATCTGTGGAAAATGATGACTATGTCTTATAAATCctgtgttttatttatattgattttatttaccagatttaaaaacaataaaacacgtaataagagtaaaatttatttaattacaaacATATTGTTACGTGAAAAGGATCCAAACCCACGAGGAGTTGATATTCAGACCAAATATCTATCTCtgaactttaaagtttaatatctAGAAACTAACTCTGTGTGGGTTTGGACTATTTTCAAGTAACAACGTCAAATTGTTCTTATATTAATGAAATGCAGTTAAGGCGTTAAAATGTAaaagctaataaataaaactgattGGATcagattaataattaatcaagaAATAGTTACTTATATCACAATTATTGCGTAGTTATGAAACTTATTTAATAtcgaaaaaaatagtaaaaaacaaCAAGCTTACAATACATTTTTGACTTAATAACGGAAATGTCCTTTTCTTGACCACTCCTCGTGATAGACTCGCATCGGTGAGTAGTTGCCGTTCGATCCCCCGTTTCTGTTCAATCCTGAAACATTGCATACAATATTAAAACTGGAAAACAGTAacaataaaaagttaaatattacTTTGATGTATAGAGGcgtgcagtctgccaatccgcacttggccagcgtagtggactgtggccaaaacctttctcattttgagagaagacccgtgctctgtagtgagtcggctatgggttgataatgatagaGGCGTGCATAGAATTTGAAGACGGTATGGTAAGTAGCCACCTATTTACTAACTAGCCAGGTCAATATGAAACGGTGTCGAATTATTaaaactagggtaagcagtgcttttacgcCTCTATGCCTGACTATATACCTGCCCGTCACTGctacagtagccagcaagaaatattgtacgtcgacctttagaatgagatttcggctttgtagagcatggTGTCTGTCACTCGTGTGACGTTTTCTCGTTTCATCGACAAAGAACGTTCTGCGacaccgctatctctttctaaaggtcgatgtacaatattttctgccgcgtatgtgtatatacgcggcagaaaatattgtacacagatataggtacttataggtgGATTGAAAAGTTCGCGGCTTCACATAAGTAGTTCCTATAGTtactacattttaaaataaagatacTACCCTCAATCagttgtgtgtttgtgtgttgctGTAGAATTTGTGATTTTTAAGTTAGGGCTAAAGAAATCAGACGAAGTGCTGCGTTTTTGAAAAATGAAGAAAACGCGGTCATCAAATACTTTTAAAAAGATTAACACCTAAGGAAATCCATGATAAGTGATAACATTAAAACCCCTATTAGGAGAATCTGGCTCGTAGTACCACTGTAAGAAATGGTTTGCAGAATTTAAACGTGGACGAGAAAGCATCGAAGACGATCCTCATTCTGGTCTAAGACTTCTACGACTGAAGAAAACATCGGCAAAGTCTGCTATCTCGTATTGGAAGATCGTAGATTTACTATCAACGAGATTGCCgacacaattattattgttttttttgttctgatacaagttagcccttgactgcaatctcacctggtggtaagtgatgatgcaatctaagatggatgctggctaacctggaagggcatggcagtttttttttattattgaacccatacctttggtttctaaacggcatcgtaccggaacgctaaatcgcttggcggcacggctttgccagtagggtggtaactagccacggccgaagcctcccagacatttagaaattataaaattccaaacccctgccgg is a genomic window containing:
- the ADD1 gene encoding uncharacterized protein ADD1, whose product is MSDVAIANSNMTEVSEKPVSEKEEIKFPPFPDPKDEDFDEDIAEEERNHYKTIYKDLNYITSKKLHCSACDRHLGCSARNDNRMRVHPMLRTLVCQTCHTFYNSGEFEKGDDGSELYCRWCGQGGQVYCCADCPHVFCAKCIKRNLGTSKIKEIEELDDWKCFKCNNKCLWDLRALCWAVIRYCDLKNKITYEVEDPVLKEVCQKSCAQDFSECCKNKIKRREKQEAKKKETSATKAANVYKLPPTIQVKKFASICMEEPVKQEKKAQKRPASPKNKVVKNQISLPNKLITHLTLPSMPKKIRMPNSPVINPVRFNNDRKLTPNFACYSRIRPKPPQMPIMYNGFNTSPAFCDNINLSLESLTQGLDMSAMAALAGPSQDDDVVCTPDFPLEPLCEVTEDPGDDDVQCITPGPVAAPKPTPAPARTLPDLSPDNIIQMTDNDVTVNASTGGLKFRVDPQTLSSNKMYRLPDGRIFAINANPLMPGGYSATIVAVTDSGLSKAPSKGATFAAKLSAVPSTSTPPPLKYAPRNQVSRAPRRSTPKLAKATRTADTPARVCDLDVPVEWYRYNLVDAIDALEYSLSRLHQLKKDATTMHLRTRSLNEMRLLHRSLERALTTSMTRFKEIRDNLNREYKQYVTKKTAAPSVTNSDDDDDVEILPEDANEDPIYIDENSMESTQNDNQEVDLTAAGSDFNDSGDKSPDKNDPIKDPLSTGPELCQKDEDNECNTLDDTENGARDNGQMDGEENVAQTDSKSTDDDKNILDESEPTSKENENSQELQKEREMENEISASDMNGRTEKSNDAHDAEKIDKLDDENILNEYSDSEKKIMDAEMSEEMIEDLLKDDNAGNGDDTVANSDDVTGNDDDMSGIDDDATGVGDDAAVNGDDPAGIGDSTAGKGDDAAGNGDDTVHSLDVSDEIQDVLESEKD